From a region of the Pukyongiella litopenaei genome:
- a CDS encoding Lrp/AsnC family transcriptional regulator encodes MTISGLDQRILSVLQRDASRSVADLAEAVGTSAATCWRRIRGLEDRGILGPQVRLVDPAAVGRSMDVFCQVRMKSQDARSRQDFQRSMEQEPTIVEVYKISGEWDYLLHLLVRDMADLEAILMKHVLEHEAVAGTSTIFAMRRVKHTTEVPVG; translated from the coding sequence ATGACGATATCCGGTCTGGACCAGAGAATCCTGTCAGTCCTGCAGCGGGATGCCTCCAGAAGCGTCGCGGACCTGGCCGAGGCGGTCGGAACCTCTGCCGCCACCTGCTGGCGAAGGATCCGCGGGCTCGAGGATCGCGGCATTCTCGGACCGCAGGTGAGGCTGGTCGATCCGGCCGCCGTGGGCCGTTCGATGGACGTGTTCTGCCAGGTGCGGATGAAATCGCAGGATGCCCGGTCGCGGCAGGATTTCCAGCGGTCGATGGAACAGGAACCGACCATCGTCGAGGTCTACAAGATCTCGGGCGAATGGGATTACCTGCTGCACCTGCTGGTGCGGGACATGGCCGATCTCGAGGCGATCCTGATGAAACATGTGCTGGAACATGAGGCGGTCGCCGGCACTTCGACCATCTTTGCCATGCGGCGGGTAAAGCACACCACCGAAGTGCCCGTGGGGTGA
- a CDS encoding rhomboid family intramembrane serine protease: protein MLPIRDHNPSGRTPVVVYALMATNILVFLSYFGIMDDPHYFSRLMFDWALIPARVAQGDGAYTLITSTFLHGGFLHLAGNMLFLWIFGDNLEDEMGHGPFLLFYLACGLGAGLIHVAAGPGSMVPTVGASGAIAGVMGGYMLLFPRARVDIFIFLVILIRIIPVPSWVMLGVWLGLQVMGGIGTDPDAGGVAYWAHAGGFAVGLILTLPLWLRRGGAAFWNRTHGHPPHAEHRYRIATTRIPRVPRSRR from the coding sequence ATGCTGCCGATCCGCGATCATAACCCGTCAGGACGCACGCCCGTCGTCGTCTACGCGCTGATGGCCACGAATATCCTCGTGTTCCTGTCCTATTTCGGGATCATGGACGATCCGCACTATTTCAGCCGCCTCATGTTCGACTGGGCGCTGATCCCGGCGCGGGTGGCGCAGGGCGACGGCGCCTATACGCTGATCACCTCGACCTTCCTGCATGGCGGGTTCCTGCATCTGGCGGGCAACATGCTGTTCCTGTGGATCTTCGGCGACAACCTCGAGGACGAGATGGGCCACGGACCCTTCCTGCTCTTCTATCTCGCCTGCGGGCTGGGGGCCGGGCTGATCCATGTGGCCGCCGGGCCCGGTTCGATGGTGCCGACCGTGGGCGCCTCGGGCGCGATCGCGGGCGTCATGGGCGGCTACATGCTGCTGTTCCCGCGTGCCCGCGTCGATATCTTCATCTTCCTGGTGATCCTGATCCGCATCATCCCGGTCCCGTCCTGGGTGATGCTGGGCGTCTGGCTGGGCCTGCAGGTGATGGGCGGCATCGGCACCGATCCCGATGCGGGCGGCGTGGCCTACTGGGCCCATGCCGGGGGATTTGCCGTGGGGCTGATACTGACCCTGCCGCTGTGGCTGCGCCGGGGCGGCGCGGCATTCTGGAACCGCACCCACGGGCACCCCCCGCATGCCGAACACCGCTATCGCATCGCCACGACCCGTATCCCCCGAGTACCCCGGTCCCGGAGATAG
- the putA gene encoding bifunctional proline dehydrogenase/L-glutamate gamma-semialdehyde dehydrogenase PutA: MTADTALPLRFRIDAGTYADEDRVIADLIAQAGLSARDRAAICTAGADLVRAIRDQTAPGLMEVFLAEYGLSTDEGVALMCLAEALLRVPDADTIDALIEDKIAPSDWGRHLGHSTSSLVNASTWALMLTGKVLADDAPGPVGHLRGAIKRLGEPVIRTAVGRAMKEMGRQFVLGEDITAAMTRAAGMEAKGYTYSYDMLGEAARTEADAARYHLAYSRAITAIAAACTSNDIRVNPGISVKLSALYPRYEVAQRDRVMSDLVPRLRSLALLAKSARMGLNVDAEEADRLALSLEVIDAVMGEPALAGWDGFGIVVQAYGPRAGIVIDELHAMANRHDRRIMIRLVKGAYWDTEIKRAQVAGMDGFPVFTRKPATDISYIANARKLLGMTDRIYPQFATHNAHTVAAILHMAGEQPYEFQRLHGMGESLHRIVRDRENTRCRIYAPVGAHRDLLAYLVRRLLENGANSSFVNQIVDENVPAETVAADPFETIRADAPAIPAGTAMFAPERPNSRGFDLAHAPTLAVIEAARAPFRDHRWQAAPLLARKATPAPEETVANPANAADSPGAVAPTSATDIETALAAARPWGDSAADRGAALNRAADLYEDSFGEIFALLAREAGKSLPDAVAELREAVDFLRYYAARIPDADPAGLFTCISPWNFPLAIFTGQIAAALATGNAVLAKPAEQTPLIASLAVSLLHRAGVPRTALQLLPGGGVVGAALTSDYRVGGVAFTGSTETALKIRAAMAEHLAPGAPLVAETGGLNAMIVDSTALPEQAVQSIVESAFQSAGQRCSALRCLYVQEDIADDLLAMLGGAMDALHMGDPWDLATDCGPVIDDDARAGIAAHVDAARAENRVLKELRAPASGTFIAPTLIELPGIAALEREIFGPVLHVVRFGSADLDRVIDDINATGYGLTFGLHTRIDDRVQHVTDRVHAGNLYVNRNQIGAIVGSQPFGGEGLSGTGPKAGGPHYMARFCAPDRQAAVDGWTGPATGRPEPAGTPAPPETRSLPGPTGESNRMTVTPRAPLLCLGPGPQTVRAQAAAVQLAGGVALCPDGEIAPDELTGFDGIAGVLWWGDADRGRAIEQALATRTGPILPLIPGKPDPARVMGERHLCIDTTAAGGNAALLGGAA, encoded by the coding sequence ATGACCGCAGACACCGCCCTGCCCCTGCGTTTTCGCATCGATGCCGGCACCTATGCCGACGAAGACCGGGTGATCGCGGACCTGATCGCGCAGGCCGGCCTGTCGGCCCGGGACCGGGCCGCGATCTGCACCGCCGGCGCGGATCTCGTGCGCGCCATCCGCGACCAGACCGCCCCGGGCCTGATGGAGGTGTTCCTGGCCGAATACGGCCTGTCCACCGATGAGGGCGTGGCGCTGATGTGCCTGGCCGAGGCGCTGCTGCGGGTGCCCGATGCCGACACCATAGACGCGCTGATCGAGGACAAGATCGCCCCGTCCGACTGGGGCCGCCACCTGGGCCATTCCACCTCGTCGCTGGTCAATGCCTCGACCTGGGCGCTGATGCTGACCGGCAAGGTGCTGGCCGATGACGCGCCCGGCCCGGTCGGCCACCTGCGCGGCGCGATCAAGCGGCTGGGCGAACCGGTGATCCGCACCGCCGTGGGCCGCGCGATGAAGGAAATGGGCCGCCAGTTCGTGTTGGGCGAAGACATAACGGCGGCGATGACGCGCGCCGCCGGCATGGAGGCCAAGGGCTATACCTATTCCTACGACATGCTGGGCGAAGCGGCGCGGACCGAGGCCGACGCGGCGCGCTATCACCTGGCCTATTCCCGCGCCATCACCGCCATCGCGGCGGCCTGCACATCGAACGACATCCGCGTCAATCCGGGCATCTCGGTCAAGCTCTCGGCGCTTTACCCGCGCTACGAAGTCGCCCAGCGCGACCGGGTGATGTCGGATCTGGTGCCGCGCCTGCGGTCGCTGGCGCTGCTGGCGAAATCGGCACGCATGGGGCTGAATGTCGACGCCGAGGAAGCGGACCGGCTGGCACTGTCGCTCGAGGTGATCGACGCCGTGATGGGCGAACCGGCGCTGGCCGGCTGGGACGGGTTCGGCATCGTGGTGCAGGCCTATGGCCCCCGCGCGGGCATCGTGATCGACGAACTTCATGCGATGGCCAACCGCCATGACCGCAGGATCATGATACGGCTGGTCAAGGGCGCCTACTGGGATACCGAAATCAAGCGGGCGCAGGTCGCGGGCATGGACGGCTTTCCGGTCTTTACGCGCAAGCCCGCGACCGACATCTCCTACATTGCCAATGCCCGCAAACTGCTGGGCATGACCGACCGGATCTATCCGCAATTCGCCACCCACAACGCGCATACGGTCGCCGCGATCCTGCACATGGCGGGCGAACAGCCCTACGAATTCCAGCGCCTGCACGGCATGGGCGAAAGCCTGCACCGGATCGTCAGGGACCGCGAAAACACCCGCTGCCGCATCTATGCCCCGGTGGGCGCCCATCGCGACCTGCTGGCCTACCTGGTCCGGCGGCTGCTGGAAAACGGCGCCAATTCGTCCTTCGTCAACCAGATCGTCGACGAAAACGTGCCCGCCGAAACCGTTGCGGCGGACCCGTTCGAAACGATCCGCGCCGATGCCCCGGCCATTCCCGCCGGCACCGCCATGTTCGCGCCGGAACGGCCCAATTCACGCGGCTTCGACCTGGCCCACGCGCCGACCCTGGCCGTGATCGAGGCGGCCCGCGCGCCGTTTCGGGATCATCGCTGGCAGGCCGCGCCGCTGCTGGCGCGAAAGGCAACCCCCGCCCCCGAAGAAACCGTCGCCAACCCGGCCAATGCGGCCGACAGCCCCGGCGCGGTCGCACCCACCTCGGCCACGGATATCGAAACCGCTTTGGCCGCCGCGCGACCCTGGGGTGACAGCGCCGCCGATCGCGGCGCCGCGCTGAACCGGGCCGCCGATCTCTACGAGGACAGCTTCGGCGAGATCTTCGCCCTGCTCGCCCGCGAGGCCGGCAAGAGCCTGCCCGACGCCGTCGCCGAACTGCGCGAGGCGGTGGATTTCCTGCGCTACTACGCCGCCCGAATTCCCGACGCGGATCCGGCCGGGCTGTTCACCTGCATCAGCCCGTGGAACTTTCCGCTGGCGATCTTCACCGGCCAGATTGCCGCTGCGCTGGCCACCGGCAACGCGGTGCTGGCAAAACCGGCGGAACAGACGCCGCTGATCGCATCGCTGGCGGTGTCGCTGCTGCATCGCGCCGGCGTGCCGCGCACCGCGCTGCAACTGCTGCCCGGCGGCGGCGTGGTCGGCGCGGCGCTGACCTCGGATTACCGCGTCGGCGGCGTGGCCTTCACCGGCTCGACCGAAACCGCGCTGAAGATCCGCGCCGCGATGGCCGAACACCTCGCCCCCGGCGCGCCGCTGGTGGCCGAAACCGGCGGGCTGAATGCGATGATCGTCGATTCGACCGCGCTGCCGGAACAGGCGGTGCAGTCGATCGTCGAAAGCGCGTTCCAGTCGGCGGGCCAACGCTGCTCGGCGCTGCGCTGCCTCTATGTGCAGGAGGATATCGCCGACGATCTTCTGGCCATGCTCGGGGGCGCGATGGACGCGCTGCATATGGGCGACCCGTGGGACCTGGCCACCGATTGCGGCCCCGTCATCGACGACGACGCCCGCGCGGGCATCGCGGCGCATGTGGATGCGGCTCGGGCCGAAAACCGGGTGCTCAAGGAATTGCGCGCGCCCGCCAGCGGCACCTTCATCGCGCCAACGCTGATCGAACTGCCCGGGATCGCGGCGCTGGAGCGGGAAATCTTCGGCCCGGTCCTGCATGTGGTCCGGTTCGGATCCGCCGATCTGGACCGGGTGATCGACGACATCAACGCCACCGGCTACGGGCTCACCTTCGGGCTGCACACGCGCATCGACGACCGGGTGCAGCATGTGACCGACCGGGTGCATGCGGGCAACCTCTATGTGAACCGCAACCAGATCGGCGCCATCGTCGGCAGCCAGCCCTTCGGCGGCGAAGGCCTGTCGGGCACCGGCCCCAAGGCGGGCGGCCCGCATTACATGGCGCGGTTCTGCGCCCCCGACCGGCAGGCGGCGGTGGACGGCTGGACCGGCCCCGCAACCGGCCGGCCGGAGCCCGCCGGCACGCCGGCGCCGCCCGAAACCCGGTCCCTGCCCGGCCCCACCGGCGAATCGAACCGCATGACCGTGACCCCGCGCGCGCCGCTGCTCTGCCTCGGTCCCGGCCCGCAAACCGTGCGCGCGCAGGCCGCGGCGGTGCAATTGGCGGGCGGCGTCGCACTCTGCCCCGATGGCGAGATCGCGCCGGATGAACTCACCGGGTTCGACGGGATCGCGGGGGTTCTCTGGTGGGGCGACGCCGATCGCGGGCGCGCCATCGAACAGGCCCTGGCCACGCGCACCGGACCGATCCTGCCGCTGATCCCCGGCAAACCCGATCCGGCCCGGGTGATGGGCGAACGGCATCTGTGCATCGACACCACCGCCGCCGGCGGCAACGCGGCACTGCTGGGCGGCGCGGCCTGA
- a CDS encoding Lrp/AsnC family transcriptional regulator, producing MQMDGRDMDEFDRAIVRVLSEEGRISIADLARRIGLSKSPTQARLRRLETSGIITGYRALVDPIRLGLDHVAFVEVRLRDTSEKALAGFNAAVARIGEIEQAHLIAGNFDYLMKVRTRSMNAYRRVLAEKISTLPHVASTSTYVAMQAIKEEGALGPPDDWGG from the coding sequence ATGCAAATGGACGGCAGGGACATGGACGAGTTCGACCGCGCGATCGTCAGGGTGCTGTCCGAGGAAGGCCGGATATCCATCGCCGATCTCGCCCGCCGGATCGGGCTGTCGAAATCCCCCACGCAGGCGCGGCTGCGGCGGCTGGAGACGAGCGGCATCATCACCGGCTACCGGGCTCTGGTCGATCCGATCCGGCTGGGGCTGGATCACGTCGCCTTTGTCGAGGTGCGGCTGCGCGATACCAGCGAAAAGGCGCTGGCGGGTTTCAATGCCGCGGTGGCCCGGATCGGCGAGATCGAGCAGGCGCATCTGATCGCCGGCAATTTCGATTACCTGATGAAGGTCCGGACACGGTCGATGAACGCCTATCGCCGGGTGCTGGCCGAAAAGATCTCGACCCTGCCGCATGTGGCGTCGACCTCGACCTATGTGGCGATGCAGGCGATCAAGGAAGAGGGCGCGCTGGGCCCGCCCGACGACTGGGGCGGATAG
- a CDS encoding tetratricopeptide repeat protein — MRRIVFMLGLAAAGFSGAAAAGCPPAPDHGAALAGLLEQARRAGTEAEAQRLVPDMWALWADAPDDHAQALLERGMTNRSGYNFLGALQAFDALIAYCPDYAEGYNQRAFVNYLRQDFSRALPDLDRAVALSPDHVAAIAGRALTLLALGRTGAARRDLDRALALNPWLPERRLVAPGGPLAPEEHDI, encoded by the coding sequence ATGCGCCGGATCGTTTTCATGCTGGGTCTGGCCGCCGCCGGGTTTTCCGGCGCGGCCGCGGCGGGCTGTCCGCCCGCGCCCGATCACGGCGCGGCGCTGGCCGGGTTGCTGGAGCAGGCGCGGCGCGCCGGGACCGAGGCCGAGGCGCAACGGCTGGTTCCCGACATGTGGGCGCTGTGGGCGGATGCCCCCGACGATCACGCGCAGGCGTTGCTGGAGCGCGGCATGACCAACCGGTCGGGTTACAATTTCCTCGGCGCCTTGCAGGCGTTCGATGCGCTGATCGCCTATTGCCCGGACTATGCCGAAGGCTACAACCAGCGCGCCTTCGTCAACTACCTGCGGCAGGATTTTTCCCGTGCGCTGCCGGACCTGGACCGGGCCGTCGCCCTGTCGCCCGATCACGTCGCCGCCATTGCCGGGCGGGCGCTGACGCTGCTGGCGCTGGGCCGGACCGGTGCGGCGCGACGGGACCTGGACCGCGCGCTGGCGCTGAACCCCTGGCTGCCGGAGCGCCGCCTGGTCGCCCCGGGCGGGCCACTGGCGCCCGAGGAACACGATATCTGA
- the nrdF gene encoding class 1b ribonucleoside-diphosphate reductase subunit beta produces MKDLTQPTRPVPAAINWNRLQDDKDLEIWNRLTVNFWLPEKVPLSNDIQSWSQLTAGEQTLTIRVFTGLTLLDTIQNTVGAPALLEDAITPHEEAVLTNIAFMEAVHARSYSSVFSTLCQTADVDEAFRWSSENEHLQAKSRLILDEYDATGHPLRKKVASVFLESFLFYSGFYLPMHWSSRARLTNTADLIRLIIRDEAVHGYYIGYKFQRGLETLPESERQEIKDFAFALLFDLYEIESRYTESLYDPLGLTEDVKHFLHYNANKALQNLGFEALFPDETCQVNPAIMSALSPNADENHDFFSGSGSSYVIGKAVATEDDDWDF; encoded by the coding sequence ATGAAAGACCTGACCCAACCGACCCGCCCCGTCCCCGCCGCCATCAACTGGAACCGGCTTCAGGACGACAAGGATCTCGAGATCTGGAACCGCCTGACGGTGAATTTCTGGCTGCCGGAAAAGGTGCCGCTGTCCAACGACATCCAGAGCTGGTCGCAACTGACCGCCGGGGAACAGACGCTGACGATCCGCGTGTTCACCGGGCTGACCCTGCTGGACACGATCCAGAACACCGTGGGCGCGCCGGCACTGTTGGAGGACGCGATCACGCCGCATGAAGAAGCTGTGCTGACCAACATCGCCTTCATGGAAGCGGTGCATGCCCGCAGCTATTCGTCGGTGTTTTCGACCCTCTGCCAGACGGCGGATGTGGACGAGGCCTTTCGCTGGTCGTCGGAAAACGAACACCTGCAGGCCAAATCGCGGCTGATCCTGGACGAATACGATGCAACCGGGCACCCGCTGCGGAAAAAGGTCGCCAGCGTGTTCCTCGAAAGCTTCCTGTTCTATTCGGGTTTCTATCTGCCGATGCACTGGTCGAGCCGGGCGAGGCTGACCAACACCGCCGACCTGATCCGGCTGATCATCCGCGACGAGGCGGTGCATGGCTATTATATCGGCTACAAGTTCCAGCGCGGGCTGGAAACCCTGCCCGAAAGCGAGCGGCAGGAGATCAAGGACTTTGCCTTTGCGCTGTTGTTCGACCTCTACGAGATCGAAAGCCGCTACACCGAGAGCCTCTATGACCCGCTCGGGCTGACCGAGGATGTGAAACATTTCCTGCACTACAATGCCAACAAGGCGTTGCAGAATCTGGGCTTCGAGGCGCTGTTTCCCGATGAAACCTGCCAGGTAAACCCCGCGATCATGTCCGCCCTGTCCCCCAACGCGGACGAGAACCACGATTTCTTCTCCGGTTCGGGGTCGTCCTATGTCATCGGCAAGGCAGTGGCGACGGAAGACGACGATTGGGATTTCTGA
- the nrdE gene encoding class 1b ribonucleoside-diphosphate reductase subunit alpha has product MLDAQLTSDLDYHALNAMLNLYDKDGRIQFDADRMAARQYFLQHVNQNTVFFHSLDEKLGYLVDEGYYEPEVLARYDRAFLHRIWEAAFALKFRFPTFLGAFKYYTSYTLKTRDGQRYLERYEDRVVMVALTLARGDETLAMQLMTEIVEGRFQPATPTFLNAGKKARGELVSCFLLRLEDNMESIGRGINSALQLSKRGGGVALMLTNIREHGAAIKGIANQSSGIIPVMKLLEDSFSYANQLGARQGAGAVYLNAHHPDIMRFLDTKRENADEKIRIKTLSLGVVIPDITFELAKRNEDMYLFSPHDVEKVYGCAFSDISVTEKYHEMVDDPRIHKSKVGARQFFQTIAEIQFESGYPYVMFEDTVNRANPIDGRITMSNLCSEILQVNEASEFNDDLSYAHMGTDISCNLGSLNIARSMDGGDLGQTVETAIRALSAVSEMSAIDSVPSIRKGNDESHAIGLGQMNLHGYLAREHIHYGSAEALDFTNIYFCTVLYHCLRASNALAREKGETFSGFERSKYANGSFFDAYADVDWQPETDRVRALFDEAGIAVPGREDWAALKAAVMRDGLFNRNLQAVPPTGSISYINNSTSSIHPITSRIEIRKEGKIGRVYYPAPYMTNDNLDYYRDAYEIGPEAIIDTYAAATRHVDQGLSLTLFFKDTATTRDINRAQIHAWKKGIKTIYYIRLRQLALEGTEVQGCVSCSL; this is encoded by the coding sequence ATGCTTGATGCCCAGCTGACCAGCGATCTCGATTACCACGCGCTCAACGCGATGCTGAACCTCTATGACAAGGACGGCCGGATCCAGTTCGACGCCGACCGCATGGCGGCGCGGCAGTATTTCCTGCAGCATGTGAACCAGAACACCGTGTTCTTCCATTCGCTGGACGAGAAGCTCGGCTATCTCGTCGACGAGGGATATTACGAGCCCGAGGTCCTGGCCCGCTATGACCGGGCGTTCCTGCACCGGATATGGGAGGCCGCCTTTGCGCTGAAGTTCCGGTTTCCGACCTTTCTCGGCGCGTTCAAATACTACACCTCCTACACGCTCAAGACCCGCGACGGGCAGCGGTATCTCGAACGCTACGAGGACCGGGTCGTGATGGTGGCGCTGACGCTGGCGCGCGGCGATGAAACGCTGGCCATGCAGCTGATGACCGAGATCGTCGAGGGCCGGTTCCAGCCCGCCACGCCGACCTTCCTCAACGCCGGCAAAAAGGCGCGCGGGGAACTGGTGTCGTGTTTCCTGCTGCGGCTCGAGGACAACATGGAGAGCATCGGGCGCGGCATCAACTCGGCGCTGCAACTGTCCAAGCGCGGCGGCGGCGTCGCCCTGATGCTGACCAACATTCGCGAACACGGCGCCGCCATCAAGGGCATCGCCAACCAGTCCTCGGGCATCATCCCGGTGATGAAGCTGCTCGAGGACAGTTTCAGCTATGCCAACCAGCTGGGCGCGCGCCAGGGCGCCGGCGCGGTCTATCTGAACGCGCACCATCCCGACATCATGCGGTTCCTCGACACCAAACGCGAGAACGCGGACGAGAAGATCCGCATCAAGACGCTCAGCCTGGGCGTGGTGATCCCCGACATCACCTTCGAGCTGGCCAAGCGGAACGAGGACATGTACCTGTTTTCGCCCCATGACGTGGAAAAGGTCTATGGCTGCGCCTTTTCCGACATCTCGGTGACCGAGAAATATCACGAGATGGTGGACGACCCGCGCATCCACAAATCCAAGGTGGGCGCGCGGCAGTTCTTTCAGACCATCGCCGAGATCCAGTTCGAGAGCGGCTATCCCTATGTGATGTTCGAGGACACGGTGAACCGCGCCAACCCGATCGACGGACGCATCACCATGTCGAACCTGTGTTCGGAAATCCTGCAGGTGAACGAAGCGTCCGAGTTCAACGACGATCTCAGCTATGCCCATATGGGCACCGACATTTCCTGCAACCTGGGCAGCCTGAACATCGCCCGCAGCATGGATGGCGGCGACCTGGGGCAGACCGTGGAAACCGCGATCCGCGCCCTCAGCGCGGTCTCCGAGATGAGCGCGATCGACAGCGTGCCGTCGATCCGCAAGGGCAATGACGAAAGCCATGCGATCGGACTGGGCCAGATGAACCTGCACGGCTATCTCGCCCGCGAACACATCCACTACGGCAGCGCCGAGGCACTGGATTTCACCAATATCTATTTCTGCACGGTGCTGTATCACTGCCTGCGGGCATCGAACGCGCTGGCGCGGGAAAAGGGCGAAACCTTCAGCGGCTTCGAGCGGTCGAAATATGCCAACGGGTCGTTTTTCGACGCCTATGCGGATGTCGACTGGCAGCCCGAAACCGACCGGGTCCGGGCACTGTTCGACGAGGCCGGCATCGCGGTGCCGGGACGCGAGGACTGGGCCGCGCTGAAAGCGGCGGTGATGCGGGACGGGTTGTTCAACCGCAACCTCCAGGCGGTGCCGCCCACCGGGTCGATCAGCTATATCAACAACTCGACCAGTTCGATCCACCCGATCACGTCACGGATCGAGATCCGCAAGGAAGGCAAGATCGGCCGGGTCTACTACCCCGCGCCCTACATGACCAACGACAATCTCGACTATTACCGCGACGCCTATGAAATCGGTCCCGAGGCGATCATCGACACCTATGCCGCCGCCACCCGGCATGTGGACCAGGGCCTGTCGCTGACCCTGTTCTTCAAGGACACCGCCACCACCCGCGACATCAACCGGGCCCAGATCCATGCGTGGAAAAAGGGCATCAAGACCATCTACTACATCCGCCTGCGCCAGCTCGCCCTCGAGGGAACCGAGGTGCAGGGCTGTGTTTCGTGTTCCCTGTGA
- the nrdI gene encoding class Ib ribonucleoside-diphosphate reductase assembly flavoprotein NrdI, with protein MADLVFFSSGSGNTRRFIEKLGLPASRIPVRSGNPLPHIARPFVLVCPTYADGQGRGAVPRQVIRLLNDPARRRLLRGVIASGNRNFGATFALAGDVIARKCNVPVLYRFELAGFDTDIARVRAGLDKFRGTECLMPS; from the coding sequence ATGGCCGATCTGGTCTTTTTCTCGAGCGGATCGGGCAACACGCGGCGGTTCATCGAAAAGCTGGGCCTGCCGGCGAGCCGCATCCCGGTCCGCAGCGGCAACCCCCTGCCCCACATCGCCCGGCCATTCGTGCTGGTCTGCCCGACCTATGCCGATGGCCAGGGTCGGGGCGCGGTGCCCAGGCAGGTGATCCGCCTGCTGAACGACCCGGCCCGGCGGCGCCTGCTGCGAGGCGTCATCGCCAGCGGCAACCGCAATTTCGGCGCGACTTTCGCGCTCGCGGGCGATGTGATCGCCCGAAAATGCAACGTCCCGGTCCTGTATCGCTTCGAGTTGGCCGGGTTCGACACCGATATCGCCCGCGTGCGCGCCGGGCTCGACAAATTCCGGGGGACCGAATGCTTGATGCCCAGCTGA
- the nrdH gene encoding glutaredoxin-like protein NrdH yields MTITVYSKPACVQCTATTRALDARGVSYEIVDLTQDPAAMELVQGLGYRQAPVVMAGDDHWAGFRPDMIGRLS; encoded by the coding sequence ATGACCATCACCGTCTATTCGAAACCGGCCTGCGTGCAGTGCACCGCAACCACCCGCGCCCTGGATGCCCGTGGCGTGAGTTACGAGATCGTCGACCTGACCCAGGATCCGGCGGCGATGGAACTGGTGCAGGGGCTGGGGTACCGGCAGGCCCCGGTGGTCATGGCGGGCGACGACCACTGGGCCGGGTTCCGCCCCGACATGATCGGCCGCCTGTCCTGA
- a CDS encoding HNH endonuclease signature motif containing protein → MQDVEYVKSVLAKEYETSHPHEIEYPNLSDVIDGNEFDYPAGTVFGETPNGSKSPEGHDYLWFKHGEKSILTHRFIVAVALGKWVPRDFDVDHINHNPSDNRPENLRVVTRRDNNGNRRRVRLSELADLNEVTSKVADRKAKKTPEIPEPQEAVEDPFAKFLNSGPVTEPFFTGETKPAEHSNGTWHKTNLGSWHLKFE, encoded by the coding sequence ATGCAAGACGTTGAGTACGTGAAATCCGTTCTGGCCAAAGAATACGAAACGTCTCATCCTCATGAGATTGAATATCCGAATTTAAGCGACGTGATTGATGGCAATGAGTTCGACTACCCCGCTGGAACTGTGTTTGGCGAAACACCGAACGGCAGCAAAAGCCCAGAGGGGCACGATTATCTCTGGTTTAAACACGGAGAGAAATCGATCCTCACGCATCGGTTCATTGTGGCAGTAGCCCTTGGCAAGTGGGTACCGAGAGATTTTGATGTGGACCACATCAACCATAATCCGTCAGACAATAGACCGGAAAATCTTCGCGTCGTCACTAGACGCGACAACAACGGAAATCGGCGCAGAGTTCGATTGTCTGAGCTTGCTGACCTCAATGAGGTTACTTCCAAGGTTGCTGATCGCAAAGCGAAGAAGACTCCAGAAATTCCGGAACCGCAAGAAGCGGTTGAAGACCCATTTGCCAAATTCCTGAACAGCGGTCCCGTAACTGAGCCTTTTTTCACCGGCGAAACGAAGCCTGCTGAACATAGCAACGGAACATGGCATAAAACAAACTTGGGGTCGTGGCATCTTAAATTCGAATGA
- a CDS encoding helix-turn-helix transcriptional regulator — MAVPIKMPRAARKELVTLGKNIRVARLRRKLTAEIVAQRAGTTRQTVAKIESGNPAVKIGTYVAVLQALGLLKGWGDLDDPVGEQMALDDLPQRARLKNG; from the coding sequence ATGGCTGTTCCGATCAAAATGCCTAGAGCGGCACGTAAAGAGCTCGTGACACTTGGGAAAAACATTCGTGTTGCGCGACTGCGCCGCAAATTGACCGCTGAAATTGTTGCGCAGCGTGCTGGCACAACGCGGCAGACCGTCGCCAAGATCGAAAGCGGCAACCCCGCAGTCAAGATCGGCACCTACGTTGCTGTTTTGCAGGCGCTCGGCCTTTTGAAAGGCTGGGGGGATCTGGATGACCCGGTCGGTGAGCAGATGGCCCTGGATGACCTCCCGCAGCGCGCGAGACTGAAAAATGGTTGA